The genomic window CACCATCCACCATGCGCTCGACCGCGGCGTCACCCTGCTCGATACAGCCGACATGTACGGCCCTTTCATCAACGAGGAACTGGTTGGCAAGGCCATCAAGGGACGCCGCGACCAGGTTTTCCTGGCGACCAAGTTCGGCATCGTGCGCGATGCCGCCGACCCAGCCAAGCGCGGGATCAGCGGTCGCCCGGAGTATGTGCGCGCCAGCTGCGACAACAGCCTGAAACGGCTGGGGGTGGATCACATCGATCTGTATTACCAGCATCGCGTGGATGTGAGTGTGCCGATTGAGGAAACCATCGGCGCGATGGCCGAGCTGGTGGCGGCGGGCAAGGTGCGTTACATCGGTATGTCCGAAGCCTCCGCGCAGAACATTGAGCGCGCCAGCAAGGTGCACACGATTACCGCTTTGCAAAGCGAGCTTTCGCTATGGACGCGCGATCCGGAGGAAAACGGCACGCTGGCCATGTGCCGCAAGCTGGGCATTGCGCTGGTGGCGTATTCGCCGCTTGGCCGTGGCTTTCTCACGGGCGCGATCACCAAGCTGGAGGATTTCGAGCCCGACGATTTCCGCCGCACCAATCCGCGTTTCGCGGGCGAGAACTTCGCGCGCAACCTGCAACTGGTGAAACAGGTCGAGGTGATGGCGCAGGAAAAAGGCTGCACGCCAGCGCAACTGGCGCTCGCCTGGGTCCTCGCGCAAGGACAGGATATCGTGCCGATTCCCGGCACCAAGCAGCGTTCGCGCCTGGATGAAAACCTGGGTGCGCTGGATGTGCGGTTGAGCCAGGAAGACCTGGACTCGATCGAGCGCATTTTCCCGGTGGAAGCCGTGGCCGGTGCGCGCTACACCGAAGCCGGCATGGCGCACATCAATAAATAAGCCGCAACACCCGTCGTCCCGGCGCAGGCCGGGACGACGATTTCAAAGCATCGACGAAGCCAGCGCAGTAAAATGCGCGAATGACCACTCCCGAACACTCCCCGCTCGGCAAGCACACTGCCTACGCCGATCGCTACGATCCCAGCCAGCTTTTCCCGATCCCACGCCAGGCCAAGCGCGATGAGATCGGCGTGCACGAGCCGCTGCCTTTCCATGGCGTGGATATCTGGAACGCCTACGAACTGTCCTGGCTGGATATGCGTGGCAAGCCGGTGGCGGCGGTGGCGGAGTTCCATGTGCCGGCGACGTCGCCGAACATCATCGAGTCGAAGTCGTTCAAGCTTTACCTCAACGGTTTCGCGCAGGAGCCGGTGGCCAACACGGCGGCGCTGAGTGCCTTGTTGCAGCAGGATCTGTCCCGCGCCGCCGGTGCTCCAGTGATGGTATTCATCCGTGAGCCAAGCGCGTCGAAACATCCCTTTGGCGATCTGGAAGGCGAGTCGATCGACGCACTGCCGGTGACCATCGACGACTACGGTCCGCCCAAGGCCGATTACCTGCGCGCTGACGCAAACGGTGCTGTCGTCGAGGAAACCCTGGTCTCGGACTTGCTGCGTTCCAACTGCCCTGTCACGGGTCAGCCGGATTGGGGCAGCGTGCAGATCACCTATCGTGGCCCGGCACTCGACCGCGAGGGATTGCTGCGTTACCTGGTGTCGTTTCGCACACACAACGAGTTTCACGAGCAGTGCGTGGAGCGCATCTTCACCGACGTAATGAGCCGCTGCCAGCCGGAACGGCTCAACGTATACGCGCGCTACACACGCCGTGGCGGACTGGACATCAACCCCTATCGCAGCACCGAACGGGGCCTGCCGAACAACCTGCGCGGTGCCAGACAGTAAGGCTACGCATCACTCGCCGCAGGTCAGGTCTCGGGTACACTCTGCCGCCTTGGTCATCGGCACTTCAGATCGAACGCGCTAGCCTTGGCAGCTGGTCCGAAGTCGTCCGTCTCCGGTTCTCTCGCACCTTATTATTTCGGAAGCCCGCCCATGAAACTCTCCGCACGTTCCGCCGCCCTCTACAGCGTCACGTTTGCCGGCCTGCTGGCGCTCAGCGCCTGCGGCAAGAACGAGCAGCAGCCTGCCAACCAGCCCGCTTCTCCGAGCACGGCCCCGGCACCGGCTGCACCGAGCACCGCTTCCAAGCCGGCGGCGGCCAGCACCGCACCGGCGCCAGCCAGCACAGCCGCTGCGCCAGCTGCCGCTCCGGCAGCAGCCAGCACCGCTGCACCGGCGGCGGCCGCAGCGCCCGCCGCTGCCGACAACAGCTTCCAGGTGAGCACCATCACCGTTGGCGATACCGTCACCCCGGATCACAAGGTGAAGAAGGAAGTGACCAGCTTCTCGCCGAGCCAGAAGACCATCTATGTCAGCGTCGATACCAGCGGCAGCACCGCCGGCGCCACACTGAATGCGAAGTGGAGCTATCTGGAAGGCAGCGGCCAACTGGTGACCAGCACCAGCCAGTCGATCATCGCCGATGGCCCCGCCACCACCACGTTCCGTGTGCAGAACCCGAACCTGTGGCCGGAAGGCAAGTACAAGGTGGACATCTCGCTCGATGGCAAGCAGGTCGCCAGCAAGACCTTCGAAGTCAAGAAGAGCTGAGCCTCGCCGACATGATGGTTACCGGGGCGCCCCGACAGGCGCCCCTTTTCATGTTGGGCATGTCACTGTCACGCAAGCCGTGGCCGACGTGTCCACGATCGATCGGCGCACATGACATATCGCCGCGCAAGGCGTCGCAAATTATTGCCTGCCATGTCTGATGTGGCACCATCGTAGTGCTGGGGACCAAAGAGAGTAGTAGCGTGGAGCAACAAGGCGGGGCCGAAGTCCTTAGCCAGGAAGATGCCTTGAGCCGGCAGGGCCCGGTCTGGTTGCGTCGATTCGGCGGTCCAGCGTTGTCAGTGCTGATGCTGTGCCTGGCGTTGTGGGCGCTGTATCGTTTGGCGGGTGAAGTGAGCTATCACCAGGTCGGCGAGTACATGCACCGCCTGCGCCGTGGCCGCATCGGCCAGGCCATCGTGCTTACCGCGCTCGGCTATGCGGTGATGCCGCTCTACGATCTGTTCGCGCTCAGCGCCATCGGCCGCAAGCTGCCGCGCCCGCGTGTGGCGCTGATCTCATTCATCAGCTACGCCTTCAGCAACACGCTGGGCATGGCGATGCTGGTGTCCGGTTCGATCCGTTACCGCTTCTACATCCAGGCCGGCCTGTCGACGATGGATGTCGCCAAGGTGGTGCTGTTCTGCACGATCAGCTTCTGGCTGGGGCTGTTTGCGATCACCGGCGTCACACTGTTGCTGGTGCCGCTGCCGCCCGGTTTGCCGCTGGCCTCCGCGCGCCTGCTGCTTGGTGCGTCGTTGACTGCGATTCCCTTGCTGTGGCTGCTCGGCGGCGCCTTGCTGCGCAAACCGGTACGCGTGTGGCGCTGGGATCTGCGCTTGCCGCCGATCTCGATCGGTCTGCGCCAGATCTTCGTCGGCGCACTGGACTGGGGCTTGGCCGCTGTCGTGCTGTATGCGCTGATGCCCGACGCGATGGATCTGCACTTCGGTTCGTTCCTGGCGATTTTTGCACTGGCGCAGATCGCTGGCTTGATCAGCCACGTGCCGGGCGGACTGGGTGTGTTCGAAGCTGTGATGCTGGCTGGCTTCGGCGCTACCGGCAATCAGGCGCATTCGGCGCCGATTCTTGGCGCCCTGGCAGCGTATCGCGGCGTGTATTACCTGCTGCCACTGTGTGCAGCCACCGTTGCCGTGGTGATTCGCGAGGCGCGAGGCTTGCGCCAGACAGCGCTACTTACGCCCTGGTTCAACGGCATCCTGCCGCCATTCTTTGCCGGGCTTACCCTCGTGTCTGGCGCCATCCTGTTGTTCTCCGGCGCCACCGCAGTACTGCCGGGACGCCTGGAATTGCTCAGCGATCTGCTGCCGCTGTCGGTGATGGAAGCCTCGCACTTCCTCAGCAGCGTGATCGGCATGTCGTTGCTGATTCTTGCGCGCGGCCTGCAACGCCGACTCGACGCGGCGTACTGGCTCACACTGGTGCTGTTGATTGCCGGTGCCGTGGCTTCGCTGCTCAAAGGCATCGACTACGAAGAAGCTGGCCTGCTGGTTCTGCTCGCCGTCGCACTGGCGCCGGCACATCGCCTGTTCTATCGACGTGCGTCGCTATTCGAAGTGACGTTCTCATTCGGCTGGCTGCTGGCATGCGCGACGGTGCTCGGCTGCACGGTGTGGCTGGTGTTCTTCAGCTACCAGCATGTGGAATACAGCAGCGACCTGTGGTGGCAGTTCAGTTTCTATCACGGCAACGCGCCACGTGCGCTGCGTGCCCTGGTCGGCGCCACCGGCGTCGCCTTGCTGTTCGCGCTGATCACGCTGATTCGCTCTGCACGTCCACGCCCCACTTTGCCGGATGACTCGGAACTGGCGCGTGCACTGCCACTGATCAAGCAGTTCCATTCCGCCCAGGCGCATCTTGCGTTGATGGGCGACAAGAGCCTGCTGTTCGATCCGAATGACAAGGCCTTCATCATGTACGGCATCGAAGGCCGCAGCTGGGTGGCGATGGGCGACCCGATCGGCAGCGATGACCGTGCACGGCAGGAACTGGTATGGACATTCCGTGAGCACTGCGAGCGCGGTGGCGGCTGGCCTGTGTTCTACCAAGTCGCGCCCGCGGATCTCGACCTGTATCTCGAAGTCGGCATGAGCCTGCTGAAGATCGGCGAGGAAGCACGCGTCAAGCTGGACCAGTTCAATCTGGACGGCAAATCGAAGAAAACCCTGCGCGGCACGATCAACAAACTCAGCCGCGAAGGTTTGCGCCTGGAGATCGTTCCTGCCGAAGAAGTACCCGCACTGTTACCGAAACTGAAGCCGGTATCCGACGCATGGCTGCGCGACAAGCGCGTACGCGAGAAAGGTTTCTCGCTAGGCGCATTCGATGACATCTATCTGTCGCGCACTCCGATGGCGGTGGTGTGGCAGGACGAAAAACCGATCGCCTTCGCCAACATGTTCCTCTGCGACAGCATGGAAGAAGCCTCGGTGGACCTGATGCGCCAGTTGCCGGATGGCCCGACAGGCCTGATGGACTACCTGTTCGTGGAACTCATGCAATGGGCCAAGATCGAGGGCTATCACTGGTTCAATCTGGGGATGGCCCCGCTGTCAGGCTTGCAGAGCCGGCGCCAGGCGCCGCTATGGAACCGGTTCGGCGCACTCATCTTTGGTCGCGGCGAGCGCTTCTATAATTTCCAAGGTCTGCACCGCTACAAGGACAAGTTCGACCCCGAATGGGAGCCGCGCTACATGGCGGTGCCAGGCGGCATCGCATTGCCTGTGGTGCTCACCAATGTCGCCAGCCTGATTTCGGGCGGCCTTACCGGAGTCGTGCGTCGATGAAGTTCCGCACCATCGCGATAGTCGTATGTCTGGCAGTCATTGCCGCCTTGATCATCTGGAAGCCCTTTCCGCGCCCCAGCATGGATGATGCGACGGTCAAACTGGCGCCCACCGTGCCGCCGCCTGCCGGGCATGACGATGTGCTGGTCGTGTTCTTCTCCGGCGACGGTGGCTGGCGCGACCTCGACCAGCAACTGGGCAAGCGGCTGGTCGCACGTGGCCTACCGGTGCTCGGCGTAAGCTGCCTGGACTATTACTGGCGCAATCGTTCGCCGGAACAATCCGCGCAGGAACTGGATGCGCTGATCACCCGATACACCACGCAATGGCACAAGCAAAAAGTGTGGCTGATCGGCTTCTCGTTCGGCGCTGACGTGCTACCGACCATCGTGGAGAAGCTCAGCCCTGCCAACCGTGCACGCCTTGTGCAGATGGTGCTGCTCTCGCCCAGCCAGGACGTGAACTTTGAAGTGGAAATGGAAGGCTACATCGCGATGCGTGAGAACTGGCTCAAGACGCATATCAAGGAAGTGATGCAGTCGATCAACCCGGTGCCGCACTATCCGGCGCTTCCACCCATTACTGCACTGCAAAACCAGCCCCCGATCATCTGTTACTACGGTCACGACGACAGTGACGACACGGTCTGCGACGATCCAAAGCTACCGACGTGGGTGAAAGTCTACGAAATGCCCGGCGATCATCACTTCGACTACAACTACGATGGTCTGGCCACACGCATGATCGGCGATCTGCCGATCGATACTTCGCCGACTGAAACCGCACCGTCACCACCCGCGACAGCACAGTGACGTTTCGCCGCACGATCTGGTAATAAAAGCCCAATGCTGCCATCACGCTTTGGCCGTTGAGCGCGCCAAGGCGTGCTCGCGCGCGTCTTCATCTAAGTGAACGCTGCGAACCTCCTTACACAAAGTTGGCACGAATGATTTACGCCACGAGTGATTGAATCGATCACCGTACTCAGCGCATTTGCTCAGTGCACCCCTTAGAGTTGAAGAGGTAATGTCATGAACGAAGGCATGATCAGGAACCAGTGGAAGGAACTCACCCCCAACATCAAACAGCATTGGGGGAAACTCACCGATGACGACCTGAAGGTCAACGCAGGCAGCACCGACTACCTGATCGACAAGGTCGAAAAACGTTATGGCATCAGCCACTCCGAGGCTGAAAAACAGGTACGCGAATTCGAAACTCAGATCAGCAAACACGCTAAGACACAACACTAAGCCTTGATTGCGGCCCGCACCAGCAAACGCACCTCGCCGTGGAGCGCGACGCTGGTGCGGGGTCACGCGTTTGGCCAACCTGCCTGGCGCACCCGATCGCGCCGGGCATGCGTGCAGAGCACGTTCTTTCCGCCGCACACCATGCGCATGTGCCGACAGATGGGTGCAACACCCGTCGAATATCGCTCAGCCCGGTGATTTGCTCGAATTCAGTCCCGGTGAATCTTCGCAGGACGATGACCCGTACATTTGAACCTGATCTACACATGACACCAACAAGCAATGCATCGAGCGTTCATGTGGCTTAACCATTCTGTCGCACGCGAACAGATCGTTTACATACTCGCTGTTCGAATCGGACACGTCGGGCATCACACATCCGGCGCTACGTCCATCGACATATGCGAGGTATTTATCATGAATAACGACACGATCAGCGGCCAATGGAAGCAGCTCGGCGGTCAGATCAAAAAGCAATGGGGCAAGCTGACTGACAACGACATGAAAGTGATCGAAGGCAATGCTGAAATGCTGGCAGGCCGTCTGCAGGAACGTTACGGTATCGCACGCGATGAAGCCGAACGGCAAGTCCGCGACTTCGAGCGGGAACTCAGCTTGAGCCGACAGGACACCGATCCCAAGCCTCACTGATGCGTGACGGGCCACCATCGCGTGGCCCACCTCCATCCAGTCACGCTTGCCATCCACGAACAGGAGATCGCCATGCTTTATTGGGCCGCTGTGTTCTTCATCATAGCCATCATCGCTGCCGTATTCGGCTTCGGTGGCATCGCCGCCGGCGCGGCGAGCATCGCCAAGATTCTCTTTATTGTGTTTATCGTGCTGTTCGTATTGTCGCTGGTATTTGGCGGCATACGCCGAGGGCCGCGTCTCTGACGCGAACCTGGATCAGGCATTTCGCCGTGGCCCGCTTGCGGGTCGCGGCATTCTCTTTGTCCATGGGATGCCCGACACATGATCACTGGCAGTTGTCATCGAGCGATCAACATCGATGCACTGCTGCGCATCAAACCTGAGCACTGCGGAACACCGCAATTCGGTCTGCTGATTGCCACGCGCCAACCGGTGTCAGCCACGACTCACCCGCCACGACCTGCGTGCAAGGGCCCAGTGTGCATACTCGAATGATGCGGGTTGCTGCCTCTCGTGCAAGCCGATTCAGCACGTCTCGCAACATCGCACCAGTAAAAGGCGTATAGAGGTAGAACACCGTACCGCGGGAAAGGTCCGCGTCGCGTGCATCCTGCTGAATGAAGCTGGCGTTGGCGAGCTTCAAATCGCTTGCGCACTGTTGCGCACTCGCCACGTAAGCCGCCTCCCACTCGATACCGATGCATTGCGCTTTGGCGCAGATCGCGGCGAGCAGCGGCACATGTCCAAGTCCTGCACCAAGATCGATCAGCACATCGTCATGATCAAGTGACAGGCGCTGGATCAGATCGAAGATGTGGCGGGCCGGGGTTGGCTGGTAGAACACCATGTCTTGCGCCAGCGGCGCAATGTCGTCACCGGGCTCGCGCCATGAGGCGATACCGCTCAGCAAGGCATCCAGGTAATCATAGCGATCTCCGCCGACGTGCCGCCCTGACATGTCATCAAACAGAGGATCAGGTACCCATGTCAGCAATCGCTCCACGCCACGGCCTTGCTGGATGTCCTCGCGTATCTGTCGATAGATCTGACTGTTGACCGCTTCCAGGCCATCCCGCAGCGTTCTGGCACGAAGAAGAAGACTGGCATTCTCGGGCTGGCCCAATACATCGAGTAACGCCTCTTCCAGCTCGTCGATCACCTCGACACGGCGCCCCAGCTGAGCCGGGTCATACAAGGAGCGGTCATTCCCCCATGTTTCAACGATAGCCTGCAAAGTTTGCGTCATTCGTTCCAAACGTCCTGTCTTGCTCCGATAACCAGGCATTATCATCGCGCGGAACGGCGCCGCCGTCGAAACCTCCGGCGTCTTGTGTCCCCAGCGCGAGGTATCCATGCATCACCCGATCCTGGTCAGGCCGGTTGTCAGAGCGGACTTCGCCACATGGCTGCCGCTATGGGAAGGCTACAACGCCTTCTACGGCAGGCACGGTGACACTGCCCTGCCCGATAACATTATCCGCACGACCTGGTCGCGCTTTTTCGATGCCTACGAACCCGTGCATGCGTTGATCGCCGAAAGCGGCGGCACCGCGCTGGGTATCGCGCACTACCTTTTCCATCGCAGCACGATCCAGATCGAACCGGCGTGCTATTTGCAGGATCTGTTTACCAACGAAGCAGCCCGGGGCATAGGCGTGGGACGTGCGCTGATCGAAGCGGTTTACGAGCGCGCGGCAGCAGGCGGCTGCACTCGCGTGTATTGGCATACGCATGAAACCAATGCCGCGGCGATGATGCTGTACGACAACGTGGCCGACAAATCGGGATTCGTGGTTTACCGCAAATCGCTCTGATCCGTGCTGCCATCTCACGCAACAGCAACGCGGCGCAGCCATTCGGCCAGCTGTGCCAGCACCTGGTGGCGCCCTGTTTCGGTTTCGTTGAAAAGCTCGTGGAACAGCGTATCGAAGAATCGACTGGTCAGCTGTTTGGTGGCCCAAGCCCCATCGGCAAAGTCGCGGCTGCCGGAAGGATCGACCAGCCGATCGCTACCGGCAACCAGCAACAAGGTCGGCACCTTCAGACGCCATGCATCGGCGACACTCGATACGCCTGCGCGAAAGATGAAGTCCGCCACGCGCGGCGTGATAGCGCCGCTGCATAGCGGATCGTTGCGGTAATCCTCGATGACCTTGGGGTCGTGAGACAGGCCATCCAGGGGCAAGCCATTGCGCAGCGGTAGATTCGGCAGCACGCGTGCCAGTCCTGCGGCAAGACGACGCAGCCACACGGCTTCAAACGTTCGCAGCGCGGGCGAAGAAAGCACCAGCGCAGGCGGCTCCACCCGGCCGTCCAACACGGTACGCAAGGCCACCAGACCGCCCATGCTGTGGCCCAGCAGTAAGGGCAGCTTGCCGAAGTTGGAAGCGTAATCCCGGTAGACCACCGCCAGATCCCGCAACAGATCGTCGCCATGGCGGATCGCCGCCCGCTGACCAGGGGTACGACCGTGGCCGCGCTGGTCGTAGCTGCGCACCGCATAACCGCGCGCCAGAAACCACTGCGCCAACGGTTCGTAGCGTCCACTGTGCTCACCCAACCCGTGCACGATCAGTACGGCATCGCGCGCCGCAGGATTCGGCCAGTCGCGCAGATAAAGGGACTGTCCATCCGGCATGGCCAGCCACCTTGTGCCCGCCTGCTCCGCGGCATCACCGCGCGGCACGGCATGCGTTCGCACCTGTCGCTCCATAAGCTCCCCCGTAGCTAAGCCTGCTTACCTTACCGCTGCATGCATGCGCCGGGAAGCTGGCTGAACGACGAAGCAGACCGGCTTGGCTGGAAGCGCCGACAGATGCCGGAATAACGTGAGATTGCCCGGCCACCCGCCTTCCGCCGTATCACTTCCATGCAGGCGTTCGATCATCAGCCCGGCAGAGGATATTCAACTCATGACTTTGTGCATTCGGCACAAATGGCGGAGTTCTGGTTAGCCGCTCTATAAACAATTAAGAAAACTTTCCCAAGCCTGACAATAATTTCGATTTTGATAATTTTTACCAATTAAAACAGTCCGGTTTATTTTCAGCCTTCTTGTGCGAATTCCTTAATCATCTGTAAATAAAATGTCTAGGCAGCCATTTTTAGCCTTTTTCAACGCTTCGTGAAGACGAATTTCACATATTGAACACATGCTCCAGACGCTCTACGTTCACAATAAATACCGCGTTAAAAGTCATTATCTCTCGGGCTCTGGGGCTGCACGTTCGGAGAACCCAAAAGGCGCATCTTTGTATTCACGAAAAACAAGTCAAACGACACGAAGTGCGGAGGGATTCGTAGGACCTTGGTAAAGGCTTACCAAGTTGCTGGTGTTTA from Dyella caseinilytica includes these protein-coding regions:
- a CDS encoding aldo/keto reductase; protein product: MQTRTLGKNGPVVSALGLGCMGMSDFYGKRDDAESIATIHHALDRGVTLLDTADMYGPFINEELVGKAIKGRRDQVFLATKFGIVRDAADPAKRGISGRPEYVRASCDNSLKRLGVDHIDLYYQHRVDVSVPIEETIGAMAELVAAGKVRYIGMSEASAQNIERASKVHTITALQSELSLWTRDPEENGTLAMCRKLGIALVAYSPLGRGFLTGAITKLEDFEPDDFRRTNPRFAGENFARNLQLVKQVEVMAQEKGCTPAQLALAWVLAQGQDIVPIPGTKQRSRLDENLGALDVRLSQEDLDSIERIFPVEAVAGARYTEAGMAHINK
- the queF gene encoding NADPH-dependent 7-cyano-7-deazaguanine reductase QueF (Catalyzes the NADPH-dependent reduction of 7-cyano-7-deazaguanine (preQ0) to 7-aminomethyl-7-deazaguanine (preQ1) in queuosine biosynthesis) — encoded protein: MTTPEHSPLGKHTAYADRYDPSQLFPIPRQAKRDEIGVHEPLPFHGVDIWNAYELSWLDMRGKPVAAVAEFHVPATSPNIIESKSFKLYLNGFAQEPVANTAALSALLQQDLSRAAGAPVMVFIREPSASKHPFGDLEGESIDALPVTIDDYGPPKADYLRADANGAVVEETLVSDLLRSNCPVTGQPDWGSVQITYRGPALDREGLLRYLVSFRTHNEFHEQCVERIFTDVMSRCQPERLNVYARYTRRGGLDINPYRSTERGLPNNLRGARQ
- the mprF gene encoding bifunctional lysylphosphatidylglycerol flippase/synthetase MprF, whose product is MSRQGPVWLRRFGGPALSVLMLCLALWALYRLAGEVSYHQVGEYMHRLRRGRIGQAIVLTALGYAVMPLYDLFALSAIGRKLPRPRVALISFISYAFSNTLGMAMLVSGSIRYRFYIQAGLSTMDVAKVVLFCTISFWLGLFAITGVTLLLVPLPPGLPLASARLLLGASLTAIPLLWLLGGALLRKPVRVWRWDLRLPPISIGLRQIFVGALDWGLAAVVLYALMPDAMDLHFGSFLAIFALAQIAGLISHVPGGLGVFEAVMLAGFGATGNQAHSAPILGALAAYRGVYYLLPLCAATVAVVIREARGLRQTALLTPWFNGILPPFFAGLTLVSGAILLFSGATAVLPGRLELLSDLLPLSVMEASHFLSSVIGMSLLILARGLQRRLDAAYWLTLVLLIAGAVASLLKGIDYEEAGLLVLLAVALAPAHRLFYRRASLFEVTFSFGWLLACATVLGCTVWLVFFSYQHVEYSSDLWWQFSFYHGNAPRALRALVGATGVALLFALITLIRSARPRPTLPDDSELARALPLIKQFHSAQAHLALMGDKSLLFDPNDKAFIMYGIEGRSWVAMGDPIGSDDRARQELVWTFREHCERGGGWPVFYQVAPADLDLYLEVGMSLLKIGEEARVKLDQFNLDGKSKKTLRGTINKLSREGLRLEIVPAEEVPALLPKLKPVSDAWLRDKRVREKGFSLGAFDDIYLSRTPMAVVWQDEKPIAFANMFLCDSMEEASVDLMRQLPDGPTGLMDYLFVELMQWAKIEGYHWFNLGMAPLSGLQSRRQAPLWNRFGALIFGRGERFYNFQGLHRYKDKFDPEWEPRYMAVPGGIALPVVLTNVASLISGGLTGVVRR
- a CDS encoding AcvB/VirJ family lysyl-phosphatidylglycerol hydrolase, whose protein sequence is MKFRTIAIVVCLAVIAALIIWKPFPRPSMDDATVKLAPTVPPPAGHDDVLVVFFSGDGGWRDLDQQLGKRLVARGLPVLGVSCLDYYWRNRSPEQSAQELDALITRYTTQWHKQKVWLIGFSFGADVLPTIVEKLSPANRARLVQMVLLSPSQDVNFEVEMEGYIAMRENWLKTHIKEVMQSINPVPHYPALPPITALQNQPPIICYYGHDDSDDTVCDDPKLPTWVKVYEMPGDHHFDYNYDGLATRMIGDLPIDTSPTETAPSPPATAQ
- a CDS encoding CsbD family protein, with protein sequence MNEGMIRNQWKELTPNIKQHWGKLTDDDLKVNAGSTDYLIDKVEKRYGISHSEAEKQVREFETQISKHAKTQH
- a CDS encoding CsbD family protein, whose protein sequence is MNNDTISGQWKQLGGQIKKQWGKLTDNDMKVIEGNAEMLAGRLQERYGIARDEAERQVRDFERELSLSRQDTDPKPH
- a CDS encoding DUF1328 domain-containing protein; this encodes MLYWAAVFFIIAIIAAVFGFGGIAAGAASIAKILFIVFIVLFVLSLVFGGIRRGPRL
- a CDS encoding methyltransferase domain-containing protein, yielding MDTSRWGHKTPEVSTAAPFRAMIMPGYRSKTGRLERMTQTLQAIVETWGNDRSLYDPAQLGRRVEVIDELEEALLDVLGQPENASLLLRARTLRDGLEAVNSQIYRQIREDIQQGRGVERLLTWVPDPLFDDMSGRHVGGDRYDYLDALLSGIASWREPGDDIAPLAQDMVFYQPTPARHIFDLIQRLSLDHDDVLIDLGAGLGHVPLLAAICAKAQCIGIEWEAAYVASAQQCASDLKLANASFIQQDARDADLSRGTVFYLYTPFTGAMLRDVLNRLAREAATRIIRVCTLGPCTQVVAGESWLTPVGAWQSADRIAVFRSAQV
- a CDS encoding GNAT family N-acetyltransferase produces the protein MHHPILVRPVVRADFATWLPLWEGYNAFYGRHGDTALPDNIIRTTWSRFFDAYEPVHALIAESGGTALGIAHYLFHRSTIQIEPACYLQDLFTNEAARGIGVGRALIEAVYERAAAGGCTRVYWHTHETNAAAMMLYDNVADKSGFVVYRKSL
- a CDS encoding alpha/beta hydrolase translates to MRTHAVPRGDAAEQAGTRWLAMPDGQSLYLRDWPNPAARDAVLIVHGLGEHSGRYEPLAQWFLARGYAVRSYDQRGHGRTPGQRAAIRHGDDLLRDLAVVYRDYASNFGKLPLLLGHSMGGLVALRTVLDGRVEPPALVLSSPALRTFEAVWLRRLAAGLARVLPNLPLRNGLPLDGLSHDPKVIEDYRNDPLCSGAITPRVADFIFRAGVSSVADAWRLKVPTLLLVAGSDRLVDPSGSRDFADGAWATKQLTSRFFDTLFHELFNETETGRHQVLAQLAEWLRRVAVA